The following nucleotide sequence is from Phocoena sinus isolate mPhoSin1 chromosome 14, mPhoSin1.pri, whole genome shotgun sequence.
TTCTTAACGAGAATTTTGCACACCTAACGTGTTTGTGccattgtgtgatttttttcttctgacagGCACAACATAGGTCCAAACGGGGTAACAGACCAGCCACACACGGACGCCCTGGGGAGGAGGCACCGCTAGTCACAGAGCCTGGCGCCCCGGGACAGGGCCCGGGGTCAGCTTGGTGAGCAGCTGCCcagccctccctgctcccctctcttACACCACGTACCTCGTTCTCACTGAGAACAACCACACCAAGGGTGCTAAGAACCGCAATTTCCAGCTGGCTAAACAGAGGGTCATACACCCAGCAGTGACTTCTGGGGATCTGCAGAGGGCAAATGGGTGTCTTAGTCAACATCTGTGTGCACAAGACCAAGGAAGGAGACAATAAAGAAGGGTACCAAAATTTACCTGGCACTTCTccagaaagagaagcaaaaatgCCAGCTGGTTTCTAGCTATGACGCAGGTGGCGAAGTTCCCAACGCCGTAACACACACACTTCAAACGGCAGGATCCTGTGACAGGGGTCTCTTCTGGGACGGGGCCAGGGGCCACATCTGACTCACCTGGTGATGAGTCGAGATGCAGGTTTCCAAGGGCTTCTGAAAGAGGCCCCACAGGGGCCTTCAGCTGTTCCAGATATTTCCTAAGACACCTGTTGATGGTTTCTGAAAGAGCAGGCCCAGTACAGTCAGAGGGCATGCTCTGACCCTGAGAACCAAATCCTCCATGGACCCAGGGAGAAGAGGAGCAGGCTTGAAAAGGCCAGCTCCTCAGAGAAAAGGGCTGCTGGCCTCGCTCCCAAACGTGCCCGGGACATGCTGCCACGTCCACCCAGAACTGATGGCTGTCAGCTCCCTGGCTACCCACAGCCTACAACTGAAAAGACTTGTTTCCAGCAAAACTCAGGTTTCGTTCATGGGCACGGTTTCCATCTAACGCTCATTGTCAACTCATTCTAATTTAATAAGAGGCAGCCAGGTAAATGCAAGTGATGGTCTGAAatacctactttttttttacaataaaaaagaatagaggagCAGAGCTCTCAAAATGACACTATAAATAACTGGGAATAAGAATATTTAATGtgtaaaaaactaaaagaaaaaaaggtaggcTGGGGCTTCTAGACAATGAAAAATACTCTGTCTAAATCGTTTCACAGAGTGGTGAGTTCTCGTCTCTCCTCTTATACTGGTACTGAATTTAGCAGAACAAATCTGTAcgtagaacaaaacaaaaagcaaacagccCTATATTCCCATAATAAGATACCAGTTTTGACTTATCAGCAAAGATACGTTTAAGTAAGACCCAGGCTAGGAAAGGTTGCACGAAAAGCTGGCTCTTTTCATCCATGCTGGTCAAAGAATCAGTAAAAGCTTTTTTTGGAAAACAACTTGACAGTGGATATCAAGTTGATCACTTCCACCTCTGGGAATATATACTAAGAAGATTACCCTAAATTTGGTAAAAACTTTATGCATAAGGGTGCTCATTGAAAATTTATgtatattgggaattccctggtggtccagtggttaagactctgcacttccaccgcagggggcaggggtttgatccctggttggggaactgagatcccacatgctgcatggtgcggctaaaaaaattcttttaattaaaaacaaatttttaagttttgattactgtttaaaaaaagaaaaattatgtacaataaattttaaaaaaacaacaaaaaaggaaactaagtgtccctcaataaaaattacaactatggtatattcacattgtgtattattatttatgttgCCACAGATTATGTTTAGGAAGAGAGTATAACAGCAGGGGGTGGGGTCTACAATGTAAAGTCAAGGGGAAGAGCAggataaatataaatttcaacaACACTGATAATGACAACGAACATTTACTGCCTCCTGTGCAGCAGGCACACACTGTCGTAAGCACTTTACTGAATGcctcatttaatattcaaaattacACTACAGGATATGCACATTTTCATGTCCATtccacagataaagaaactgaggaccagagttAAGTGCCAAAAGACACACAGTTGTAAGGGGGAAGTCAGAATTAGAACCCAGCAGCATGCACACCACTCTGAAGCAAAACCTCATCCAATGAGAGCTGGATTCCTTGCTTTGCCCACATCCaggccctcctcccaccctgacTGCCTCCAGCCTGAGCCAGATGGTACCCACCTAGTGCTGAACTCCAGAAATCAGAGATAAGCAGGTCCTCCCTGTTGAGAAAAAATGGCGTGGTCATCTCTCATCCCTTTCAGGGCTGCCCTAACAGGGACCTTCCTCCTGGCTGGGATGTGAGGACGGTGGAGCACCCTCAGACACAGAGTCCACCTGTGAGACTGGAGGAGGGTACCAGGTGAATATGGCCAGAACAGAGCTGCTGGGGCTCAGAGATGGCAggagagagggcttcctggaggaggcccCTGACCCCCGGGGACACGTTGGTCTGGGTCTTGGCACACAGGTGCAGCTCCACAATTGGTGGTTAGATGCAGAGATTTAGcctctctgaactttagtttcctcatctctaaaatagggataAGAACCGCACCCATCACAGAGGGTTACGGTAGGAGTGAAATGGGTTAACACTCAACACGGTGCCTCGTAcagagcaggtactcaataaatggccTTTGTTACTGCAAATAATTCCAAGGTGAAAGTAAAAGGGACAAAACCAAGTGTCTAGGCACAAACCAGAGCAAAACACAgtcaataattaatttaaatgaaatgaatgaattctccaatcaaaagacatagagttggtaaatggattaaaacacAGGACCCATACCTACAAGAGAATCATTTCTGACATaaggacacacagactgaaaatgaagggctaggaaaagatattccatgcaaacaaaccaaaagaaagcgGGAGAGCTATACTTCTattagacaagatagactttaaaacagagacatacaaaaatttatgggatgcagcaaaagctattCTAAGAAGGATGTTCATAGTGATAAGTggcttcctcaagaaacaagaaaagtcttgggacttccctggtggtgcagtgattaagaatccgcctgccaacgcaggggacacgggtttgagccctggtctgggaagatccgacatgccacggagcaactaagcccgtgtgccacaactactgagcctgtgctctagagcccacgggccacaactactgaagcccgcacgcctagagcctgtgccccacagcaaagagtagctccccctcattgcaactagagaaagcccacgtgcagcagctaAGACCTAATGCaggcaaaaattaaatgaataaatacattaaaaaaaaaaaaaagaatccacttgccaatgcaggggatacaggttcaagccctggtccgggaagatcccacgtgccacagagcaactaagcctgtgtgccacaactactgagcccacgtgccacaactactgagcccacgcgccacaactactgaatcccacatgcatagagcccgtgcttcgcagcaagagaagccaccgcaatgagaagcctgcacaccacaacgaagagtagcccctgctgtccgcgactagagaaagcccgcacgcagcaacaaatacccagtgcagccaaaaataaataaatgaaataaatttatattaaaaaaaaaagatcagagcagaaatgaaggaaataaagactaaaaagacaatagagaagatcaataaaactaagagctggttggtttttttttttgcggtacgcgggcctctcactgttgtggcctctcccgttgcggagcagaggctccggatgcacaggctcagcggctatggctcacgggcctagccactccgcagcatgtgggatcttcccggaccagggcacgaatccgtgtcccctgcatcagcaggtggaccctcaaccactgtgccaccagggaagcccaagagctggttctttgaaaagataaaaattgacATACtgttagctagactcaccaagaaaaaaaaaaaaacagggctggtccaggaagatcgtgaaagagacataacaactgataccatagaaatgaaagagaagacgtataacaactgataccatagaaatataaaggatcataaagACCACTCGgaacaattacatgccaacaaactggacgacccagaagaaatggataaattcctagaaatatataaccttccaagactgaatcatgaagaaatagaaaacctgaacagactgattactagtaaggaggttgaatcagtaatcaaaaaactcccgggcttccctggtggcgcagtggttgagagtcagcctgctgatgcaggggacacgggttcgtgccccggtccgggaggatcccacatgccgcggagggactgggcccgtgggctgtggccgctgggcctgcacgtccggagcctgtgttccgcaacgggagaggccacagcagtgagagagacctgcataccgcaaaaaaaaaaaaaacaaaactcccaacaaacaaaagtccaggaccaaatagcttcactggtgaattctaccaaatattcaaagaagaattaatactgatCTTTCTCAAGCTCTTCTAAAAATagaggaggagggaacacttccaaactcattttataaggctaGCATAACCctagcaaaaccagacaaggatgccataaggaaaggaaattacaggccaatacccctgacgaacacagatacaaaaatgctcatcaaaaatattagcaaaccagggacttccctggtggtccagtgatagggaatccgccttacaatgcag
It contains:
- the SRRD gene encoding SRR1-like protein isoform X2, which translates into the protein MAAAAAAALEAWQAASRRRRRSAAIRPRRREAVAAAAAARDPGAQAEVDGGDVLRRIQEAREDLLISDFWSSALETINRCLRKYLEQLKAPVGPLSEALGNLHLDSSPGESDVAPGPVPEETPVTGSCRLKCVCYGVGNFATCVIARNQLAFLLLFLEKCQIPRSHCWVYDPLFSQLEIAVLSTLGVVVLSENEEGKRSVYGEPTVFYMLHCGTALYNNLLWRNWSIDALSKMVIVGNSFRGLEERLLTRILQKHYPYVAKVSA